In a genomic window of Halobiforma lacisalsi AJ5:
- a CDS encoding methylaspartate mutase subunit E, which translates to MIRDERIPSDELRRIDDEIRSNWETGSEVDFEEAISYHESLPDHKRFADVLESADKPLLQPRAGVPRLDDQIELLEYLHREGQADLLPTTIDSYTRDNEYGKAQEGLEKARETGEDTLNGFPAVNHGVDGCRQLIEAIDAPIEVRHGTPDARLLAAITFAGGFQSFEGGPISYNIPYTKRHGLEETIERWQFVDRLAGAYTERGVRINREPFGPLTGTLVPPSIAIAIMLVEGKLAATQGVRSITLGYGQVGNVVQDVAALNALQKLGDEYLPDEVVVTTVFHEWMGGFPPDEARANGVIGLGGMTAAIARPDKVITKSPQEFQGVPTKEANASGLRTTRQVIDMAIEQNIDIDGIQEEQELIERETRCLMETIHEHGDGDVVQGTINAFDSGALDVPFAPSDSAKGAVLPARDDDGRVRIFEWADLEMDDDIKEIHKARLSRRADTEGRDQSFRMVADDVDAISDGKLIGRPRSTQSQEGA; encoded by the coding sequence ATGATACGTGACGAACGCATTCCCTCCGACGAGCTACGGCGTATCGACGACGAAATCCGATCGAACTGGGAAACCGGGAGCGAGGTCGACTTCGAGGAAGCGATCTCCTACCACGAATCGCTCCCCGATCACAAGCGGTTCGCCGACGTCCTCGAGTCGGCCGACAAACCGCTCTTGCAGCCGCGGGCCGGCGTTCCCAGGCTCGACGACCAGATCGAGCTGCTGGAGTACCTCCACCGGGAGGGGCAGGCCGATCTCCTCCCGACGACCATCGACTCGTACACGCGCGACAACGAGTACGGGAAGGCCCAGGAGGGCCTCGAGAAGGCACGCGAGACGGGCGAGGACACGCTCAACGGCTTCCCTGCGGTCAACCACGGCGTCGACGGCTGCCGGCAGTTGATCGAGGCGATCGACGCCCCGATCGAGGTGCGTCACGGCACGCCCGACGCCCGCCTGCTCGCGGCGATCACCTTCGCGGGCGGCTTCCAGAGCTTCGAGGGCGGGCCGATCTCGTACAACATTCCCTACACCAAGCGCCACGGTCTCGAGGAGACGATCGAGCGCTGGCAGTTCGTCGATCGGCTGGCCGGGGCCTACACCGAGCGGGGCGTGCGGATCAACCGCGAGCCGTTCGGCCCGCTCACTGGGACGCTGGTGCCGCCCTCGATCGCCATCGCGATCATGCTAGTCGAGGGCAAGCTCGCGGCTACCCAGGGCGTGCGCTCGATCACGCTGGGGTACGGCCAGGTCGGCAACGTCGTGCAGGACGTGGCCGCCCTGAACGCCCTCCAGAAGCTCGGGGACGAGTACCTGCCGGACGAGGTCGTCGTCACGACGGTCTTCCACGAGTGGATGGGCGGCTTCCCGCCCGACGAGGCCCGCGCGAACGGCGTGATCGGGCTGGGCGGGATGACCGCCGCGATCGCCCGGCCGGACAAGGTCATCACCAAGTCTCCCCAGGAGTTCCAGGGCGTGCCGACCAAGGAGGCCAACGCCTCCGGACTGCGGACAACGAGACAGGTCATCGACATGGCTATCGAGCAGAACATCGATATCGACGGCATTCAGGAGGAACAGGAGTTGATCGAACGCGAGACCCGCTGTCTCATGGAAACGATCCACGAGCACGGCGACGGCGACGTCGTCCAGGGGACGATCAACGCCTTCGACTCCGGGGCGCTCGACGTCCCCTTCGCCCCGAGCGACAGCGCGAAGGGTGCGGTCCTCCCCGCCCGGGACGACGACGGCCGGGTTCGCATCTTCGAGTGGGCCGACCTCGAGATGGACGACGACATCAAGGAGATCCACAAGGCCCGGCTCTCGCGGCGCGCCGACACCGAGGGGCGCGACCAGTCGTTCCGGATGGTCGCCGACGACGTCGACGCGATCAGCGACGGGAAGCTCATCGGCCGACCGCGGTCCACCCAGTCCCAGGAGGGAGCCTGA
- a CDS encoding methylaspartate ammonia-lyase, with protein MTGTEITGVHATPGYAGFFFDDQRAIKQGARQDGFTYEGAPVTDGFEEIRQAGESLVVDVELADGRVVRGDCAAVQYSGAGGRDPLFQPAEYAPVVEGPVADELEGRDATEFLANADALEEMTVEGDRLHTAIRYGVSQALLGAAAEAAGTTKTDVLANALGTEPATEPVPVFGQSGDDRYANAEKMFVKGVPVLPHGLINSVEKIGENGGTLLEYVEWLVERSEELGPEGYEPRFHIDVYGMIGEIFGAPYDREEVIDYFRALEEAAAPYPLQIEGPMDVGDRADQIAAMVELREGLADAGVDVDLVADEWCNTFDDVCAFVDAGAADVVQVKTPDLGGIHRSGQAVRYCEGTDTRAYLGGTCNETATSARACAHVALATDAAQVLAKPGMGFDEGFMIVENEMRRTLARRARAGRTDTTTDELTADD; from the coding sequence ATGACGGGGACGGAGATCACCGGGGTCCACGCGACGCCCGGCTACGCAGGATTCTTCTTCGACGACCAGCGCGCGATCAAGCAGGGGGCCCGCCAGGATGGGTTCACCTACGAGGGAGCGCCCGTCACGGACGGCTTCGAGGAGATCCGACAGGCCGGCGAGAGCCTCGTCGTCGACGTCGAACTCGCGGACGGCCGCGTCGTCCGCGGCGACTGCGCGGCGGTCCAGTACTCCGGTGCCGGCGGCCGGGATCCGCTCTTCCAGCCCGCGGAGTACGCCCCCGTCGTCGAAGGTCCTGTCGCGGACGAACTCGAGGGCCGGGACGCGACGGAGTTCCTCGCGAACGCCGACGCGCTCGAGGAGATGACGGTCGAGGGCGACCGCCTCCACACGGCGATCCGGTACGGCGTCTCGCAGGCACTGCTCGGGGCGGCCGCCGAGGCCGCGGGAACGACGAAAACCGACGTTCTCGCGAACGCGCTCGGCACCGAGCCCGCGACGGAGCCGGTGCCGGTCTTCGGCCAGTCGGGCGACGACCGCTACGCGAACGCCGAGAAGATGTTCGTCAAGGGCGTCCCCGTCCTCCCTCACGGGCTTATCAACAGCGTCGAGAAGATCGGCGAAAACGGCGGGACGCTGCTCGAGTACGTCGAGTGGCTGGTCGAACGCTCGGAGGAACTCGGCCCCGAGGGGTACGAGCCCCGATTCCACATCGACGTCTACGGGATGATCGGCGAGATCTTCGGCGCGCCGTACGACCGCGAGGAGGTGATCGACTACTTCCGGGCGCTCGAGGAGGCCGCCGCCCCCTATCCGCTCCAGATCGAGGGGCCGATGGACGTCGGCGATCGGGCGGACCAGATCGCGGCGATGGTCGAGTTGCGCGAGGGGCTGGCCGACGCGGGCGTCGACGTCGACCTCGTGGCCGACGAGTGGTGCAACACCTTCGACGACGTGTGTGCGTTCGTCGACGCCGGCGCGGCCGACGTCGTCCAGGTCAAGACGCCGGACCTCGGCGGGATCCACCGCAGCGGCCAGGCCGTCCGGTACTGCGAGGGGACCGACACCCGCGCCTACCTCGGGGGCACCTGCAACGAGACGGCGACCTCGGCCCGGGCCTGTGCCCACGTCGCGCTCGCGACCGACGCGGCGCAGGTGCTGGCGAAACCCGGCATGGGGTTCGACGAGGGGTTCATGATCGTCGAAAACGAGATGCGCCGGACGCTCGCACGGCGGGCGCGGG